The Candidatus Rokuibacteriota bacterium genome includes a region encoding these proteins:
- the atpF gene encoding F0F1 ATP synthase subunit B yields the protein MALRFGLVACGWLLLPESAFAAEGGLISLDKSLIVQAINFFLLLLILWRFLYRPFLAKLEERSQAIKRSLEEAQLARAEAQRQQEEHRARLSAAHAEAQAIREAALREAAEEQRRLVEAARQEARRIVESGRLEIEQDVRRAREELRREVGDIAAAIAERLLRRSLRDEDHRRIVEAAIAELERTR from the coding sequence ATGGCTTTGAGGTTCGGGCTCGTCGCCTGTGGATGGCTTCTCCTCCCGGAGTCGGCGTTTGCCGCCGAAGGGGGGCTCATCAGCCTCGACAAGTCGCTGATCGTTCAGGCGATCAACTTCTTCCTGCTCCTCCTCATCCTCTGGCGCTTCCTCTACCGGCCTTTCCTCGCCAAGCTGGAGGAGCGGAGCCAGGCCATCAAGCGGTCCCTCGAAGAGGCCCAGTTGGCCCGCGCCGAGGCCCAGCGCCAGCAGGAGGAGCATCGGGCCAGGCTCTCGGCCGCCCACGCGGAGGCTCAGGCCATCCGCGAGGCGGCGCTCCGGGAGGCGGCGGAGGAGCAGCGGCGTCTGGTCGAGGCCGCGCGCCAGGAGGCCCGGCGCATCGTGGAATCGGGCCGGCTCGAGATCGAGCAGGATGTCCGGCGGGCCAGGGAGGAGCTGCGTCGCGAGGTGGGTGACATCGCCGCGGCGATCGCCGAGCGGCTCCTCCGCAGGAGCCTCCGCGACGAGGACCACCGGCGGATCGTCGAGGCCGCGATCGCGGAACTGGAGCGCACCAGGTGA